Within Corynebacterium timonense, the genomic segment AAGCGTGTGCTCCAAAGCCGGGCTGGATGATCCACACCGATCAAGGATTCCAATACCAGCACTCATCCTGGCGCACCCTGATTAGCCAGCACCATGGAGTCCAGTCAATGTCACGCAAAGGCAATTGCTACGACAACGCAGTCATGGAGAACTTCTTCGGCCACCTGAAAACCGAAATGTTCCACGGAGAAGTCTTCGACACCATCGAGCAATTCACCGCCGCGGTCGACGAGTACATCCAGTGGTACAACACGCAACGACTCCAACAACGACTCAAGGGCCTGACCCCGATGCAATACCGGAATCAGACCCTTGAAACCCTAACCGCCTAGAATTAAACCAGTCCAACTTTCGGGGGCCAGTTCAAACCCGCCCCACCGAAACTGTGGATAACAGCACTACGTGAACAGCGTTATCCACAGTGCAGTGAGCATTTCGCGCGCGCACCCCACGGGGGCTGCTAGACAGAGTGCATGAGAGTGAACTCGGGGAAAAAGAATTCGAGAGGATCATGTACCTCTACACCAGGTACAGGCGCAAAGCGGTGCTTACAGGGCCGGCGCGTTGCGGTTGATGGGGGTGAAGACGTTGTCGTGGGTTGACAGCATCGACCTCGTGCTGGAGGGGACAACACGAGCGAAGTCCCGCGCGTTGTGGCCGCAGGGGGTGGTGTATCGCAGCGGTATGCTGACGCCGCAGCACGTCAGGGAGCGTGGCTCGGTGATGATGACGTCGCTGGCGATGGCGCTGTTTGATACGTACCGCTACTACGGCCGGGCGGAGGCGTTGGTGGCGGTGGAGTCGGCGCTGCAGATCAACGGGGTGGAAAAGGACGAGCTGCTGAGGTGGGTGGCTGTGTTGCCCAGGGCGAAAACAATTAAGGAGTTCCGGGAGTTGGTGGAGTACGCCAGCCCGTTGAGCGAGAGCCCGCTGGAGACGCAAGCACGCGACAACATCCTAGTGGCGGAGATCCCGGGGTTGGTGAAGCTTGAGCAGCAGGTTCCGTTCCGGTACGTCACGTCGTGGGGGGAGCCAAAGGTGGGCAGGCACGACATGGTGATCAACGATGTCATCGCGGTGGGGGCCGACGGGAAGTGCAAATGGGCCGACGACTGGAAGGGCGTGACGCGCGAGGAACGCGAGCGCGAGCGTTGGGCGATGCACGGTGACAAGGTGCTCATCCGCGCCAGCTGGGAGGATGTGAGCAACGGCGATCTGGTGCGGTGGGTGCGTGAGGCGATCGCGCTGACGCAGGGTCAGAACCAGGTGGAGGGGCGCACCTTGTTGGCCATGTCCACGAGCGCGTAGCGGTGGTGGGCGTAGGGGGCAACGCGGGCTTGTTCGCGCAGTGTGGTGGCGATGCCGCTGCGCAGCCCGTGGACGGTGAAGGGGTATTCGAAGAGGTTGTGGTCCGACGCTGCTTTTTCCACGTCGGCGTCGCGCAGGAAGGTCAGCCCGGCGCGCAGGACGTACACCTTGATCTGCAGGAAGCGCGGTTCGTTGCTCGGGATCTCTTCGAGGCGGCGGGCGGCGCGGCGGATGCGGGATTCGGTGAGGGAGGCGGAGACGAGGTCGAGGATGGTGGTCAGCCGTGCCATGCGGTGGTGGCGGGAGGACTGGGGGACGCGGTCGAGGGCGGCGACGGCGAGCTCGACTTCGGATTCGGCCATGAGCAGGCGCGCGAGCCCGAAGGCGGCGGAGACGGTGGCCGGGTTGGTTTGCCAGACGAGGGCGTAGAGGCGCAGGGAGTTGTAGCGCAGGATGGCGGGGTCGTCGGTGATGAGCAGCCACTCGGGGGTGAGCATACCGCGTTCTTCCCAGTCTTCGAAGACGCTGTTGGGCAGGTCGGCGAGGTTGGTGCGGATGCCGGTGCTGGCGCGGGCGATGTCGTCGAGAAGCAAGTCCGTGCCGCGCGGGGCGATCTGCTGGCAGATGAGCTCGTCGACGGCGGCGATGGCGAGCTTGGGGGCGGCCTCGCCGGGGACGTGGGACAAGACGGTGGTGAAGTCGCGTTGGGCCTCGGCGTAGTCGCCGAGCAGCATGTTGATCACGCCGGAGTACCAGGCGTAGCGCCAGTTGGCGGTGAGTTTGTCGCTGAGCGAGGCGAGCCAGCTGCGAGCCTGGTAGGTCAGGCCCATGTCGAGCATGGCGCGCACGACGCCGAAGGGGATCTCCGTCGACTCTTCGTACTGCGGTGTCTGCATGGCCTGGCGCAGGTTTTCCAGGGTTTCCTGGGGCTCCTGGTAGGAGGTGCCTTGGATCATGGAGGCGCCGACGTCGGCGCGGTCAATGAGCGGGGAAGGCAGCGCGGAAAAGACCTCTTGGGGGTGATTTCGACGGTGCGGGAGATGCCGTCGATCAGCTGGTCGGTGCGAAAGACCAGGTGCTTGGTGCCAAAGGTCGTGCGCTGCGGGAGAACAGGGAGTGCTGCGCTGGGTACGTCACGCCGTCGCGGATGGCCAGGCATTCGCGCAGCACGCCGAGGAGTTGGCCCTCGAGCTCGGTGACGTTGGCGAAGCGCTTCGCGGGGTCGGGGTGGCAGCAGCGCAGCAGCAGGCGGTACAGCGACAGGTAGCGGCGGAACGTCGGCTCGCGGGTGGGGAGGGGATGCCGGGCGCGTAGACGCCGTCCTCGCGCGGCAGGTCGACGACGAGGGAGGCCAGCGTGCGGCCGACGGTATAGATATCGCTGCTTATCGACGGCCCCTCGGACGCCACCTCCGGTGCCTGAAAGCCCTTGGTGCCGTAGATGTAGCCGAAGGCGCCGATGCCGGAGACGGCGCCGAGGTCGATGAGCTTGACCTGGTCCTCGGTGACGATGATGTTGTCGGGCTTGAGGTCGTTGTAGACCACGCCGCGCGAGTGCAGGTAGCCCAGCGCGGGCAGGACCTCGAGGATGTAGGCGATGGCCACGTCGATGGGCAGGAGGTGTTGTGCTTCGGCGTTGCGGCGCTCGCGCAGCGAGGGCCGCCGACGTACTCCATGACGATGAAGCCGCCGGGCACGCGCGGGTCGTCGATGAAGTTGAAGATCTTGACAATGCCGGGGTGGGTGATGTCGGCGAGGAACTCGCGCTCGCGGCCGCGGCGGCGGTCTCGTCGGCGTTCTTGGTGGAGTGCAGGCCCTTGAGCACGACGACGCGGCCGGCCACGTGGTGGTCGTGGGCGAGGTAGATCCACCCCATGCCGCCGTGGGCGATGACGCCCATCACCTCGTACTGGCTGGCCACGATGTCGCCGGGGTGGAGCTGCGGCAGAGGCACGCCCTTGGTGGAGTGGGCGTGCAGCGGGTCGATGAGCGCGTCGCGCGGCTCGCCCGGGGCGACCCACGGCAGCTCGACCATGCCGTCGGCGACGGTGCGGGAGGCGCGCTTGGCGCCGCGCAGCTCGCGGAAGGTGTCCAGCGCCTTGCGGCGGAGCGCTGCGAGGAGTTCTCGTTCGCGGAGCCTTCGCGCAGCTTGTCCAGGTCCTTGAGCAGGCCGGCGATGTCGCCGAGCCCGGCGTACTCCTCGCTGGGGCCGCTGTCGACGGGTGCGCGTCGGTGTCGTCTGTGTCGTCGTCGGCGAAGGGGTCGAACTCGACGGCCTCGGTGTCGTCTGTGTCGTCGTCGGCGAAGGGGTCGAACTCGACGGCTTCGGTGGGTTCGGGGTGGTGTGCGTCAGCCATTGCTTTCCTCCACGGGGTCCTGCACGGGCTCCTCCCGGTAGCGCGCCGGGGGCGGCGCTGGGCTGGTCAGGGCGTCGGCGAGCCAGTCCGCCCGCATGCGCTGCCAGGTGCCGTCGTGTTCGATGCGTTCGATGGTCTCGTTGACCTGGCGCACGAGCCCGTCGCGGCCGCGGCGGACGCCGACGGCGTAGTTCTGCATGCCGTAGGTCTCGTCGAGCACGCGTGTATGGGGGTCTTGGGCGGTCATGCCGGCGAGGATGGCGTCGTCCGACAGCACGGCGTCAGCCTGGTACTGCTGGGTGGCCATGAGGCAGTCCGCCCAGGAGCGTGTGCGCAGGATCCCAGATTCGGGGGCGACTGTGCGGGCGAGCTCGAGGAGGTTCGAGCCGTCGACGACGCAGATGGTGTTCTCGGCGGCGTCGGCGATGGTGGTGATCTCGCTGTTGAGGGGGTGAGCAGGCGCACGGCGCTGGCGAGGTAGGGCACGGAAAAGTCGGAGTTTTTCGCGCGCTCCGGGGTGATCGACATGGTGCGCACGATGATGTCCACGTCGCCCTCTTCGAGGGCGGCGACGCGCCGGCCCGATTCCACGAAGCGGAAGTCCACCCGGTCGGGGTCGCCGAAGATGTCGCGGGCGATTTCGTGCGCCAGGTCGATTTCGAAGCCACGCAGGTCGCCGACGGCTGTGTCGCGGTAGGACAGCAGGTACTGGGACTGGTCCACGCCGACGACGATGCGCCCGCGCTGCAGGATCTCGGGATGCGCTCCTCGGGGTGGCGTCGTCGGGGCGCAGCGAGCCCTCCCAGAAGGAGTCGTCGACGAAGGGGCTGGCCGGGTCGACGCCGGCCGGGTCGAGTTGCGCCCCGACGGGCAGCGGCAGGC encodes:
- a CDS encoding transporter substrate-binding domain-containing protein; translated protein: MDQSQYLLSYRDTAVGDLRGFEIDLAHEIARDIFGDPDRVDFRFVESGRRVAALEEGDVDIIVRTMSITPERAKNSDFSVPYLASAVRLLTPSTARSPPSPTPPRTPSASSTARTSSSSPAQSPPNLGSCAHAPGRTASWPPSSTRLTPCCRTTPSSPA